DNA from Geobacter sulfurreducens PCA:
CTGGAAGAGTGGCATCAGAAAGCACTCCAGGGGATAGAATCTGCTCTCAAGGCTCGTGAAGGTGATCCGTTGGCAGCGGAACTCGATGCAGCCTTCAAGCGCATCGGTGAGATCACCATGGAAAACGAGCTACTGCGGGAGAAAGCGAGGCGTGCCCACCCTTTGGCCCAGAGGAGATCGAAGAAATGAGTGCTACGATCTCCCCTGCCACCGGTAAAGCCTATGGCGTTCAGCGCGTCTGCCTTGCCTGGGGAGTGCCCCGCTCGTCGTTCTATAGCCGTGCAGGCAGAAAAACATTGCCT
Protein-coding regions in this window:
- a CDS encoding IS3 family transposase ISGsu7, translated to MEKDVSVSGAAEGERSSTGAAPEVKRWSANRKKEVVLRLMRGEPIDALSRELGIEIYRLEEWHQKALQGIESALKAREGDPLAAELDAAFKRIGEITMENELLREKARRAHPLAQRRSKK